In a genomic window of Occallatibacter riparius:
- a CDS encoding sodium:solute symporter family protein: protein MSQLYVIVLAIIVAVLLGVAIYRTSTVKTKADYLVAGRSLPALVLVLTLLTSWIGAGSLFAGAENAYRNGFAALWQPAGGWLGLVLIYFIAPRARKFAQFTLPDLLEARYNQAARVLGTFAILFAYVGITSYQFKGGGDVLHLIFPDTVSSQLGTFIIAAFVIVSTALAGMSSVAYMDVAIGSLVTVICIIATPMLLHEAGGWSGVHAALPPAYFTVFGNFSLSPEGVDQGAGMGLLRALEFLVPTMLLMLGNQVMYQKFFSAKSERDARISVIGWIIGTLLLETLIVAIAVFGRALFPTGEVAAHPREIIPYTARHGLPAFMGALLLGAVFAKVISTASNYLFSPATNLINDVFVRYIAPDASHKRVLIVSRLAVVLLGIWALYQAVYAESILQKMLWAYTIYSAALTPVVLAAFYSRRVTAWGAVAAIAGGTVVTLTWDLHWVKENLPPIIAQRDAIFPALAVALVALVVVSAFTPRPAPDQLAQFAD from the coding sequence ATGTCCCAGCTTTACGTGATCGTCCTGGCCATCATCGTCGCGGTTCTGCTGGGTGTCGCCATTTACCGCACCTCCACCGTCAAAACCAAAGCTGACTACCTCGTCGCCGGCCGCTCCCTGCCTGCCCTGGTCCTGGTGCTCACCCTGCTCACCTCCTGGATAGGCGCAGGCTCCCTCTTCGCCGGAGCCGAAAATGCCTATCGCAACGGATTCGCCGCACTCTGGCAGCCCGCCGGCGGATGGCTCGGCCTCGTGCTCATCTACTTCATCGCGCCGCGCGCCCGCAAATTCGCCCAGTTCACCCTGCCCGATCTTCTTGAGGCTCGGTACAACCAGGCGGCTCGCGTACTAGGCACCTTCGCCATTCTCTTCGCCTATGTCGGCATCACGAGCTACCAGTTCAAAGGCGGCGGCGACGTCCTGCACCTGATCTTTCCTGATACCGTTTCGAGTCAGCTCGGCACCTTCATCATCGCCGCCTTCGTCATCGTCTCCACCGCGCTCGCTGGGATGTCTTCCGTGGCCTACATGGACGTGGCCATCGGGTCGCTTGTCACCGTCATCTGCATCATCGCCACCCCCATGCTGCTGCACGAAGCCGGCGGTTGGTCCGGCGTCCACGCAGCACTGCCACCCGCCTACTTCACCGTCTTCGGCAACTTCAGCCTCAGCCCCGAGGGCGTCGACCAGGGCGCAGGCATGGGGCTTCTCCGCGCGCTCGAATTCCTCGTCCCAACCATGCTGCTGATGCTCGGCAACCAGGTCATGTACCAGAAGTTCTTCTCCGCCAAATCGGAGCGCGACGCACGCATCTCCGTCATTGGCTGGATCATCGGAACGCTTCTGCTGGAAACCCTCATCGTTGCAATTGCTGTCTTCGGGCGCGCGCTCTTTCCCACTGGAGAAGTGGCCGCACATCCCCGCGAGATCATTCCTTACACCGCGCGACACGGGCTGCCCGCATTCATGGGCGCTCTCCTGCTCGGCGCCGTCTTTGCCAAGGTTATCTCCACGGCATCGAACTATCTCTTCTCGCCCGCTACCAACCTGATCAATGACGTCTTCGTTCGCTACATCGCACCAGACGCCTCCCACAAGCGCGTGCTCATCGTCTCGCGCCTCGCCGTTGTGCTCCTCGGCATCTGGGCGCTCTACCAGGCCGTCTACGCCGAGTCCATCCTCCAGAAAATGCTTTGGGCCTACACCATTTACTCCGCCGCCCTCACCCCCGTGGTTCTCGCCGCCTTCTACTCACGCCGCGTCACGGCATGGGGAGCAGTCGCCGCCATCGCCGGCGGAACCGTGGTGACCCTTACCTGGGATCTCCACTGGGTGAAGGAGAATCTGCCGCCCATCATTGCCCAGCGCGACGCCATCTTCCCGGCACTCGCAGTAGCCCTTGTTGCTCTGGTCGTCGTCAGCGCCTTCACCCCACGCCCCGCACCCGACCAGCTAGCCCAGTTCGCCGACTGA
- a CDS encoding site-specific integrase: protein MPGMWSGPRRPLQWVFTSNRKRPRIDVHGPRSEAATAAGYGSIGWHTFRHKYITLLRGAKTPLDVQQGLARHADIRTTTQYGEVPMDNQRTANCQAIRPILERRSVRYAS, encoded by the coding sequence GTGCCCGGAATGTGGAGCGGCCCCAGGCGTCCGCTGCAGTGGGTTTTCACTTCCAACCGCAAACGCCCCCGCATCGACGTGCATGGGCCCAGGAGTGAGGCAGCTACTGCGGCAGGCTATGGCAGCATCGGCTGGCATACCTTCCGCCACAAATACATCACCCTTCTCCGGGGGGCCAAGACTCCTCTGGACGTACAACAGGGGCTGGCGCGCCACGCCGATATCCGTACCACCACGCAGTACGGCGAGGTGCCGATGGACAATCAGCGAACGGCGAACTGCCAAGCCATACGGCCGATTCTGGAAAGGAGATCGGTGCGGTATGCGTCCTAA
- a CDS encoding LbetaH domain-containing protein: protein MRNTVRHDWVIVWVGSGAIILPRVTIGSRTVVGAGTVVSRSLPNDVLAVGNPCRGIRLIEPDR from the coding sequence ATGCGGAATACTGTACGTCACGATTGGGTCATTGTTTGGGTCGGGTCGGGAGCAATCATCTTGCCGCGCGTGACAATTGGATCACGCACGGTAGTCGGCGCCGGCACTGTAGTCTCACGCAGCCTTCCGAATGATGTTCTGGCAGTTGGAAATCCCTGCCGAGGAATTCGCTTAATTGAACCGGATCGGTAA
- a CDS encoding cellulase family glycosylhydrolase, with the protein MAQPSTIFFTESGFPAADTGAFSTEALRAQLEGVRSADADRLPEVLAQPATRLLIMPYGSAYPEQDWPAILHFLERGGNLVVLGGKPFTRPAYRNGRRWELRPPSVAASHELFIDDYQETPGSTSLAFEQNPDVSVDISPFAWKRAFSPVLRLSVSRRQPVDEGSNGTQDAFLTTLAWGTRDGHRFAAPVVMIDRVAQRFVGGRWIFLACDADPASIEGDRLMANLQKLALRQNDRFTFRPRFAVFVPGESLEFELKLARDGHPESGDQLKLRVSADDQTPREFSFPAVPGKIITLPQSASKGRGLHTVQATLLRRGQPLWTYRTGFWLRDLAWLNSGPRLTVDSDYFQLDGKPLPVVGTTYMASDVHRWFLYEPNPSAWDKDMGSIRAAGLNMLRTGIWTSWDLLLNPDKSASEHTLRSIEAFLMTARKYGLPVQFNLFAFAPDLTRKGHPYLAQGAEQDRYVSSLASRFHEVPFLAWDLINEPSPNRNFWQTSPSPDEAAAWRAWLLQQYPDQQALLPAWADTGPGAAAPGSDSLNASAKNGSADPFALPEPAAFGPDAVRAGHNPLKVYDYFLFTQSFFRDWVRHQTETIRGTGSNQLITVGQDEGGVSGRLSPAFYSPDISFTATHTWWDFDSVLWASLSAKMPGQPMLIQEMGEQRRLTQNGHLRLSAEEESWQLSRKLAISFAQGAGGIEWVWNVNAMMAIGDEVSIGAIRPDGTEKPEAQVLAGLAQFASSHPELFSPIEPPSVTLVTSQAQQYTGMWDMVIAMQKKAVRAMAYYNHQPLRILPENRVGELGKPRLVILPSAQALGEDAWQKLLGYVEAGGTLVVTGPVDRDEHWQPVDRMAPLHISAQLAPLDVRQSVLALPGNDRTVSVSFPSEVQTGPVSLMRFADGSSIQIVRHGNGQILWAAEPLEFSDGFDAPAALYRFAMEKSGVTAPFAQLRPLSPGVLAFPTVMRDAVLYSFSSESFEDEPIDIQDSITHARLHYTLPAQHGALVLIRRSDGAVVASYGVQR; encoded by the coding sequence ATGGCTCAACCGAGCACTATCTTTTTCACCGAGAGCGGCTTTCCTGCCGCCGACACGGGCGCATTTTCCACCGAGGCCTTGAGGGCCCAACTCGAAGGAGTACGCAGCGCCGACGCCGATCGTCTGCCGGAGGTGCTGGCCCAACCGGCCACGCGGCTCCTCATCATGCCCTACGGATCCGCCTATCCCGAACAGGACTGGCCCGCAATCCTGCACTTCCTGGAGCGCGGCGGCAACCTTGTCGTCCTCGGAGGAAAGCCCTTTACGCGCCCAGCTTACCGAAACGGCCGCCGATGGGAACTGCGCCCCCCCAGCGTGGCAGCCTCTCATGAGCTGTTCATCGACGATTACCAGGAAACACCCGGCTCAACATCGCTCGCTTTCGAACAGAATCCTGATGTGAGCGTCGACATTTCGCCGTTCGCGTGGAAGCGCGCCTTCAGCCCCGTCCTTCGGCTGTCCGTCAGTCGTCGCCAACCCGTGGACGAGGGGTCAAACGGAACGCAGGATGCGTTTCTCACCACGCTTGCATGGGGCACGCGCGATGGGCATCGGTTCGCCGCGCCGGTAGTCATGATCGATCGCGTTGCGCAGCGATTCGTGGGTGGCCGCTGGATCTTCTTGGCCTGCGATGCCGATCCCGCAAGCATCGAGGGCGACCGCCTCATGGCCAACCTGCAAAAACTCGCGCTGCGTCAGAATGACCGGTTCACGTTCCGCCCGCGCTTCGCGGTCTTTGTCCCCGGAGAGTCCCTTGAGTTTGAGCTCAAGCTTGCCAGGGACGGCCATCCCGAATCAGGGGACCAGCTGAAGCTCCGAGTGTCTGCTGACGATCAGACCCCGCGAGAATTCTCGTTTCCCGCCGTGCCGGGCAAGATCATCACTCTACCCCAATCCGCATCTAAAGGCCGTGGCCTTCACACCGTTCAAGCCACGCTGCTGCGCCGCGGCCAACCGCTGTGGACCTACCGAACCGGATTCTGGCTTCGCGATCTCGCCTGGCTCAACTCCGGCCCGCGCCTTACCGTCGATTCAGACTATTTCCAGCTCGATGGAAAACCACTGCCCGTTGTCGGCACCACCTACATGGCCAGCGACGTTCATCGCTGGTTTCTTTACGAGCCCAATCCCTCGGCATGGGACAAGGATATGGGTTCCATCCGCGCCGCCGGCCTCAACATGCTCCGCACCGGAATCTGGACCAGTTGGGATCTGCTGCTGAATCCCGACAAATCCGCCAGCGAGCATACCCTTCGTTCCATCGAGGCCTTTCTCATGACGGCCCGCAAGTACGGGCTGCCGGTGCAGTTCAATCTGTTTGCATTTGCTCCTGACCTCACGCGCAAGGGCCACCCGTATCTGGCGCAAGGGGCCGAGCAGGACCGCTACGTTTCATCCCTCGCCAGCCGTTTTCACGAGGTGCCCTTCCTGGCCTGGGACCTGATCAATGAACCCAGCCCCAATCGCAACTTCTGGCAGACGTCGCCGAGCCCCGACGAGGCAGCCGCCTGGCGTGCCTGGCTACTTCAGCAATATCCGGATCAGCAGGCCCTCCTACCCGCCTGGGCTGATACAGGTCCCGGCGCGGCGGCTCCGGGGTCTGATTCTCTGAATGCATCGGCTAAAAACGGCTCCGCCGATCCTTTCGCTCTGCCCGAGCCAGCGGCTTTCGGGCCAGACGCCGTCCGCGCCGGCCACAATCCGCTTAAGGTGTACGACTATTTCCTGTTCACCCAATCCTTTTTCCGCGATTGGGTACGACATCAAACCGAGACGATCCGCGGTACCGGCTCGAACCAGCTCATCACCGTAGGACAGGACGAGGGCGGTGTCTCCGGGCGCCTCTCTCCAGCGTTCTACTCGCCGGATATCAGCTTCACTGCGACGCATACGTGGTGGGACTTCGATAGCGTCCTCTGGGCAAGCCTCTCGGCCAAGATGCCGGGCCAACCCATGCTGATCCAAGAGATGGGAGAGCAGCGCCGGCTAACCCAGAACGGGCATCTGCGGCTCTCGGCGGAGGAAGAATCATGGCAGCTCTCCCGTAAGCTGGCCATCTCCTTCGCCCAGGGCGCAGGCGGAATCGAATGGGTGTGGAACGTGAATGCGATGATGGCAATCGGGGATGAAGTTTCGATCGGCGCTATACGCCCGGATGGAACCGAGAAGCCCGAAGCCCAGGTTCTCGCCGGGTTGGCACAATTTGCTTCAAGCCATCCGGAGTTGTTCTCCCCCATCGAGCCCCCGAGCGTCACCCTCGTCACCTCCCAGGCCCAGCAATACACGGGCATGTGGGACATGGTCATTGCTATGCAAAAGAAAGCAGTTCGGGCAATGGCTTATTACAACCATCAGCCATTGCGGATTTTGCCGGAGAACCGGGTAGGCGAACTCGGCAAACCGCGCCTGGTAATCCTCCCCAGCGCGCAGGCTCTGGGCGAAGATGCCTGGCAGAAGCTGCTCGGTTACGTCGAAGCCGGAGGAACCTTGGTTGTCACTGGTCCAGTGGATCGCGATGAACATTGGCAGCCCGTCGATCGCATGGCGCCCCTTCACATCTCGGCTCAACTTGCGCCCTTGGACGTTCGTCAATCCGTGCTCGCGCTGCCCGGAAACGATCGCACTGTGTCTGTCTCATTTCCCTCCGAGGTCCAGACCGGACCGGTCAGCCTGATGCGCTTCGCCGATGGTTCCTCCATCCAGATCGTGCGCCACGGAAACGGCCAAATTCTCTGGGCTGCCGAGCCTCTCGAGTTCTCCGATGGCTTCGATGCTCCAGCTGCCCTCTATCGCTTTGCCATGGAAAAGAGCGGAGTGACCGCGCCCTTCGCACAACTGCGTCCGCTCTCTCCAGGCGTGCTTGCATTTCCCACCGTGATGCGCGACGCGGTCCTCTACTCCTTCTCCTCAGAATCGTTTGAGGACGAGCCCATCGATATCCAGGACAGCATTACCCACGCGCGCCTGCATTACACGCTTCCGGCGCAGCACGGTGCACTCGTTTTAATCCGCCGGAGCGACGGTGCCGTGGTGGCCTCTTATGGCGTACAACGCTGA
- a CDS encoding DegT/DnrJ/EryC1/StrS family aminotransferase, whose protein sequence is MTSKAGSNAPESRSGILAIHGGTPVRSTPLPLEFPGVHHMDDEEIDAAVRVLRSRSPFRYYGIDLQREVESFEAEFAQYLGIDHCLAVNSGTGALHLALSALGVGPGQEVIVPAYMWVSVVAAVVNLGAIPVLADIDETFGVDPESVAAKIGPRTAGVIVVHMSGTPVNVQEVAKIARERGIFLLEDCAQCAGGSIGGQKVGTFGDMAIFSFQMNKNMTSGEGGAVVTRHEHLFHRAVACHDTGYARDAAGRAMFERRDLCLWGRGYRLDEMRAAILRVQLRKLPRIIEQMHGSKYRIRKALEQLPEIRLRRIVDEAGDTGCFLLTTFATAEMARELNQALRAEGIITSSQGVNNVVMTEWGLHIYYNIPSLVLKTSIDKNNFPWGLSENRECRAEYGKGTCPQADSLFERTILIAIPSCLSPQDEDDIVGAFRKVLAAVPA, encoded by the coding sequence ATGACTTCGAAAGCAGGATCAAATGCGCCGGAGAGCAGATCAGGCATTCTCGCGATTCATGGCGGCACCCCGGTCCGCAGCACGCCGCTCCCGCTGGAATTCCCCGGAGTCCACCACATGGACGATGAGGAGATCGATGCTGCCGTCCGCGTGTTGCGCAGCCGGTCGCCTTTCCGGTACTACGGGATTGACCTGCAGCGAGAAGTTGAGTCGTTCGAAGCGGAGTTCGCACAGTATCTCGGAATTGATCACTGCCTGGCGGTCAATAGCGGGACGGGAGCACTGCATCTTGCGTTATCGGCTCTGGGAGTGGGCCCCGGACAGGAAGTGATTGTGCCCGCCTACATGTGGGTGTCGGTGGTTGCGGCCGTCGTGAACCTCGGCGCCATCCCGGTGCTGGCGGACATTGACGAGACCTTTGGGGTAGATCCGGAATCGGTGGCCGCGAAGATCGGTCCACGGACCGCCGGTGTGATCGTTGTCCACATGAGCGGCACTCCGGTCAATGTGCAGGAAGTCGCGAAGATTGCGCGCGAGCGCGGTATCTTCCTGCTGGAAGACTGCGCGCAGTGTGCGGGCGGCAGCATCGGCGGCCAGAAGGTCGGGACCTTCGGCGACATGGCCATCTTCAGTTTCCAGATGAACAAGAACATGACCAGCGGGGAAGGCGGAGCCGTGGTAACCCGGCATGAGCATTTGTTCCATCGCGCCGTGGCATGCCACGACACCGGGTATGCGCGGGATGCTGCCGGACGAGCCATGTTCGAGCGGCGCGATCTCTGCCTCTGGGGCCGTGGATACCGGCTGGATGAGATGCGGGCGGCGATATTGCGCGTGCAGTTGCGCAAACTGCCGCGGATTATCGAGCAGATGCACGGAAGCAAGTACCGCATCCGCAAGGCTCTCGAACAACTGCCCGAGATCAGGCTGCGGCGCATCGTGGACGAGGCGGGCGACACGGGATGTTTCCTGCTGACCACCTTCGCGACAGCGGAGATGGCCCGCGAACTCAATCAGGCCCTGCGCGCCGAGGGCATCATTACGTCGTCGCAAGGAGTGAACAACGTCGTAATGACCGAATGGGGCCTGCACATCTACTACAACATCCCCAGCCTTGTTCTAAAGACGAGCATCGACAAGAACAACTTCCCGTGGGGCCTTTCAGAAAACCGGGAATGCCGGGCCGAATACGGAAAAGGAACCTGCCCGCAGGCGGACAGCCTGTTCGAGAGAACCATTCTCATTGCGATTCCCTCCTGTCTTTCACCGCAGGATGAAGACGATATTGTCGGAGCATTCAGGAAGGTTCTTGCGGCGGTACCGGCCTGA
- a CDS encoding APC family permease, translating into MPETTRAASPIRLRRVLTLWDLIFYGMVLIQPTAPIPLFGVAQKLSNGHTVTTILIAMLAMVITAVSYGRMAAVYPSAGSAYTYVGRTINPHLGFLIGWAMLLDYVLQPLLNVIWISVELQSRYIPRVPFAVIALIVAGFVTELNLIGIKSSARANKLLLTAMCVVIAAFLVMGVHYLFDTAGWGGLLSTAPFYTPATFNLRHIWGATSFAALTYIGFDGITTLSEDVENPRRNVLLATVLVCVLTGLLSGTEVYLGQRIWPDWHLFSNLETAFLDVCHRVGGGVLAQSMASILLLAALGSALTGGLGAARLLFGMGRDGVLPRRFFAHINRDTNTPTFNILLIGALAYVGAISLNIIGNAYEHAGELLNFGAFLAFMGVNLSAFWHFALLRRAGSRRVLADVVLPLIGFVFCGSIWLNLNVIAKIVGGAWFVLGFTYLAATTRLFQRAPKAIDFSEA; encoded by the coding sequence ATGCCTGAAACCACCCGAGCGGCAAGCCCGATACGATTGCGCCGGGTCCTGACCCTGTGGGATCTCATCTTCTACGGCATGGTGTTGATCCAGCCGACAGCGCCTATTCCGCTCTTTGGCGTCGCCCAGAAGCTCTCGAACGGACACACCGTAACCACCATCCTGATCGCGATGCTGGCCATGGTCATCACCGCCGTAAGCTACGGGCGCATGGCGGCGGTTTATCCCTCCGCGGGTTCCGCTTACACCTATGTCGGACGCACAATCAATCCGCACCTCGGATTCCTGATTGGCTGGGCCATGCTTCTTGATTACGTGCTGCAGCCGCTCCTAAACGTCATCTGGATTTCGGTGGAGTTGCAGAGCCGGTACATTCCCCGCGTCCCCTTCGCGGTCATCGCACTGATCGTGGCAGGATTTGTCACCGAGCTGAACCTGATTGGAATCAAGTCTTCAGCGCGGGCAAACAAGCTTCTGCTCACTGCGATGTGCGTTGTGATCGCCGCCTTTCTTGTAATGGGCGTTCACTATCTGTTTGACACGGCCGGATGGGGAGGGCTGCTTTCCACCGCGCCTTTTTACACTCCCGCCACTTTCAATCTGCGCCATATCTGGGGAGCCACCTCTTTCGCGGCGCTCACCTACATTGGATTTGACGGCATTACGACGCTTTCGGAGGATGTCGAGAACCCGAGACGCAACGTGCTGCTCGCCACTGTGTTGGTATGCGTTCTCACGGGACTGCTGAGCGGAACCGAGGTGTATCTCGGCCAGCGCATCTGGCCGGACTGGCACCTGTTTTCTAATCTCGAGACAGCTTTTCTGGATGTGTGCCATCGCGTGGGCGGAGGCGTACTCGCGCAATCCATGGCCTCCATCCTTTTGCTTGCTGCGCTGGGTAGCGCACTCACCGGCGGGCTCGGCGCAGCGCGACTCCTTTTTGGTATGGGCCGGGACGGAGTACTTCCGCGCCGCTTCTTCGCGCACATTAACCGCGACACTAATACGCCCACATTCAACATCCTTCTCATCGGCGCGCTCGCGTACGTGGGCGCGATCAGCCTCAACATAATCGGCAACGCCTATGAGCACGCCGGCGAGTTACTCAACTTCGGTGCGTTCCTTGCCTTCATGGGGGTGAACCTTTCGGCTTTCTGGCACTTCGCCCTGCTGCGCAGGGCAGGATCGCGCCGCGTGCTAGCCGACGTCGTTCTGCCGCTCATCGGCTTTGTGTTCTGCGGCTCCATCTGGCTCAACCTCAACGTGATCGCGAAGATTGTCGGCGGAGCCTGGTTTGTCCTAGGATTCACCTACCTCGCGGCCACCACGCGGCTGTTTCAACGAGCGCCGAAGGCCATCGATTTCAGCGAAGCCTGA
- a CDS encoding glycoside hydrolase family 3 C-terminal domain-containing protein: MPGETVLCSPVQSKPVRSTQRAVVSLAHCGFNAARRAVLPLTLLLAAASGTPAHAAQAADDKPAYFDRTLPIDARVDDLIKRMTLKEKIGQLNLPCVYVDQLGTTVDEKAEQVRKFAAGTQTEEIGPGAGFFTLADTLKQKDLEWQVNYFNELQKIATTQTRLKIPLLQDEEGTHGAMFPNATVFPEGLAVGSTFDMPLVQRIYAASAEEARAIGIHVLSTLVAELDRDPRMGRNMEAYTEDPYLYAQIMKNIVRGAQGSDIAAPDKVVALLTDFPTQSESASGMERGAVEVSERSLRENYLVPWVSGFNAGALGVMAGYPEIEDVPEHSSEKWNTQVLRNELGFKGILVSEGNGFDSIVYENVAPDQKQAGAMGLRAGVDLNITYEPAYMGPMVQMVQNGEVPEWLIDRAVRRVLELKFRLGLFENPFTDLEHAKKVMHSQEHQELTLQAAREGIVLLKNDGNLLPLRKQVKTIAVIGPDADDAWSQLGDYSPSAVPYKMTSILDGIKQKLGAQSGVLYAHGCDVIGGKKDFAEAVAAARKAEVAVVVVGERPDNAGERKLGMSTDGEAYDVASFDLTGYQEELVQAIQATGTPVVLVLVNGRPLSIRWEAEHIPAIVEAWEPGERGGEAVADVLFGDYNPTGRLAITIPRSSGQLPVFYNHKPSKAYWIKHAWSKDGGYVDMPGTPLYPFGYGLSYTSFKYSNLRVSSGEISEGGQVNVTVDVENNGHRAGTQLVQLYLHEHYAPVSLPVEQLRAFERVDLQPGEKKTVKMTLRPEDLMLLDRDMLWRVSPGTFDVLIGNSSADIALRASFEVKQPSGPLAGRGFSTQPDLAR; this comes from the coding sequence ATGCCTGGGGAAACGGTCCTTTGTAGTCCTGTGCAATCCAAGCCCGTTCGCAGTACTCAACGTGCGGTAGTTTCTCTGGCGCATTGCGGCTTCAACGCAGCACGCCGGGCTGTGCTTCCGCTGACGCTTCTGCTTGCGGCCGCCAGCGGCACGCCGGCCCATGCAGCTCAGGCTGCCGACGATAAGCCGGCCTACTTCGATCGCACACTGCCCATCGACGCGCGCGTGGACGATCTGATCAAGCGCATGACGCTGAAGGAGAAGATCGGTCAGCTCAACCTTCCCTGCGTATACGTTGATCAACTTGGCACCACGGTGGACGAAAAAGCCGAACAGGTAAGGAAGTTCGCTGCGGGAACCCAGACCGAAGAGATCGGACCCGGCGCCGGGTTCTTTACGCTCGCCGACACCCTCAAGCAGAAGGACCTCGAGTGGCAGGTGAACTACTTCAATGAGCTGCAGAAGATTGCCACCACCCAGACTCGCCTCAAGATCCCGCTGTTGCAGGACGAGGAGGGAACGCACGGCGCAATGTTCCCCAATGCAACGGTGTTCCCGGAGGGCCTCGCGGTCGGAAGCACATTCGACATGCCGCTCGTGCAGCGCATCTACGCCGCGTCTGCTGAGGAGGCCCGCGCCATCGGCATCCATGTGCTGTCCACCCTCGTGGCGGAACTGGACCGCGACCCGCGCATGGGGCGCAACATGGAGGCGTACACCGAGGATCCCTACCTGTATGCGCAGATCATGAAGAACATCGTGCGAGGCGCGCAAGGATCCGATATCGCCGCTCCCGACAAGGTTGTGGCTCTCCTGACCGACTTTCCCACCCAGAGTGAGTCGGCCAGCGGAATGGAGCGCGGTGCCGTCGAGGTGTCGGAGCGCAGCCTGCGTGAGAACTACCTCGTCCCATGGGTGTCCGGGTTCAATGCGGGCGCGCTCGGCGTCATGGCGGGCTATCCGGAAATCGAGGACGTTCCGGAACACTCGTCGGAAAAGTGGAACACCCAGGTACTGCGCAATGAGTTGGGGTTCAAGGGAATCCTGGTGAGCGAAGGCAACGGTTTCGACTCGATCGTGTATGAGAACGTCGCCCCCGATCAAAAGCAGGCCGGAGCCATGGGGCTGCGCGCAGGCGTGGACCTGAACATCACTTATGAGCCCGCGTACATGGGCCCAATGGTGCAGATGGTTCAGAACGGTGAGGTTCCGGAATGGCTCATCGATCGTGCAGTGAGGCGAGTGCTCGAGCTCAAGTTCCGTCTGGGTCTGTTCGAAAACCCCTTTACGGACCTCGAGCACGCGAAGAAGGTCATGCATTCCCAGGAGCACCAGGAGCTCACACTGCAGGCGGCGCGAGAAGGAATCGTCCTTCTCAAGAACGACGGCAACCTGCTGCCCCTGAGGAAGCAGGTGAAGACGATCGCCGTCATCGGACCGGATGCTGACGACGCGTGGAGCCAACTCGGCGATTACTCGCCTTCGGCCGTGCCCTACAAGATGACCAGCATCCTTGATGGCATCAAGCAGAAGCTGGGCGCTCAATCCGGGGTCCTCTATGCACATGGCTGCGACGTGATCGGCGGCAAGAAAGATTTCGCAGAAGCTGTGGCGGCAGCGCGCAAGGCCGAGGTGGCTGTTGTTGTAGTGGGTGAGCGTCCCGACAATGCAGGAGAAAGGAAGCTGGGTATGTCGACGGATGGCGAGGCTTACGATGTTGCAAGCTTCGACCTGACCGGCTACCAGGAGGAACTGGTGCAGGCGATTCAGGCGACCGGCACTCCGGTTGTGCTGGTCCTGGTGAACGGGCGCCCGCTGTCCATCCGCTGGGAAGCCGAACACATTCCCGCCATTGTGGAGGCATGGGAACCCGGTGAACGCGGCGGAGAGGCCGTCGCGGACGTGCTCTTCGGGGATTACAACCCCACGGGCCGCCTGGCGATTACGATTCCGCGCAGTTCCGGACAGCTTCCGGTGTTCTACAACCACAAGCCCTCCAAGGCGTACTGGATCAAGCATGCCTGGTCGAAAGACGGAGGATACGTCGATATGCCGGGAACGCCGCTCTATCCATTCGGATATGGCCTGAGCTACACCAGCTTCAAGTACAGCAACCTTCGCGTATCGTCTGGGGAGATCTCCGAGGGTGGGCAGGTTAACGTCACCGTGGACGTGGAGAACAACGGCCATCGTGCCGGCACCCAGCTCGTGCAGTTGTACCTGCACGAGCACTACGCTCCCGTTTCGCTCCCGGTGGAGCAACTGCGCGCATTCGAGCGGGTCGATCTCCAGCCGGGAGAAAAGAAGACCGTGAAGATGACCCTTCGACCGGAGGACCTGATGCTGCTCGACCGCGATATGCTGTGGCGGGTCTCGCCCGGCACGTTCGACGTGCTGATCGGCAATTCGTCGGCGGATATCGCCCTCCGCGCCTCGTTCGAAGTGAAGCAGCCCTCCGGTCCGCTTGCCGGGCGTGGATTCAGCACGCAACCAGACCTGGCGAGATAG